In Oryza sativa Japonica Group chromosome 11, ASM3414082v1, the following are encoded in one genomic region:
- the LOC107277424 gene encoding uncharacterized protein — translation MARLIASSSSSAAVCFVVLLIIAMAMAAAATVSPSAADKCEKDLDLLMGSCEGYLRFPAEAKAAPSRACCGAVRRVDVGCLCGMVTPEVEQYVCMDKAVYVAAYCHRPLLPGSYCGSYHVPGPVV, via the exons ATGGCGAGGCTAATTGCATCATCGTCTTCATCAGCTGCCGTGTGCTTCGTCGTCCTCCTGATCatcgccatggccatggcggcggcggcgacggtgtcgccgtcggcggcggacaaGTGCGAGAAGGACCTGGACCTGCTGATGGGGAGCTGCGAGGGGTACCTGCGGTTCCcggcggaggcgaaggcggcgccgTCGAGGGCGTGCTGCGGCGCGGTGAGGAGGGTGGACGTGGGGTGCCTGTGCGGAATGGTGACGCCGGAGGTGGAGCAGTACGTGTGCATGGACAAGGCCGTCTACGTCGCCGCCTACTGCCACCGCCCACTCCTCCCTGGCTCCTACTGCGGCA gTTATCACGTTCCCGGTCCGGTCGTGTAA
- the LOC4350529 gene encoding uncharacterized protein encodes MEEDDRPRIVPAGDAFEVYPHISSRRPSTVQGALLHRFYPGAIGLPECRTPALTWRDYKRSTNERMMSPADRVLKGFWYCFKCDPTDKVEADKVLEQNFKKNVPQMLFEEKKRATNKLYKKCKVPAEDVDEDGNHWPTVQALVSAKPNDFSVTEEGWHLLCEHWSTPEFRKKSLYRKRNRFAGGDTVYQCGGSRGLVATKQSLQHKKGGQQGLAAAWQHTHRMQQGNNEQLCNQRAEEAWSDFDQEGGNQIDDDEGNDFDLEEGNEIPEE; translated from the exons ATGGAGGAGGATGATCGTCCTAGAATAGTCCCAGCTGGCGA CGCTTTTGAAGTGTATCCTCATATCTCATCTCGTAGACCATCGACAGTGCAAGGTGCACTGTTGCATAGGTTCTATCCTGGTGCTATTGGTCTCCCAGAATGCAGGACACCTGCACTTACTTGGAGGGACTACAAGAGGTCTACAAATGAAAGAATGATGTCACCAGCTGACCGAGTTCTTAAAGGATTTTGG TATTGTTTTAAATGTGATCCCACTGACAAAGTGGAAGCTGATAAAGTCTTGGAGCAAAATTTCAAGAAGAATGTGCCACAAATGTTGTtcgaagagaagaaaagagctACTAATAAGTTATATAAAAAATGCAAAGTACCAGCAGAGGATGTTGATGAGGATGGTAACCATTGGCCTACTGTGCAAGCTTTGGTTTCTGCTAAACCAAATGATTTTTCAGTTACTGAAGAGGGTTGGCATTTACTTTGTGAGCACTGGAGTACACCTGAATTTAGGAAGAAATCTTTATATAGGAAGAGAAACAGGTTTGCTGGAGGTGATACTGTATACCAATGCGGCGGGTCGCGAGGCTTGGTTGCCACGAAGCAGTCCCTA CAACATAAAAAAGGTGGGCAACAAGGACTTGCTGCTGCTTGGCAGCACACACACAGAATGCAACAAGGAAATAATGAACAGCTATGCAACCAGAGGGCAGAAGAAGCTTGG AGTGATTTTGATCAAGAGGGAGGAAATcagattgatgatgatgaaggcaATGATTTTGATCTTGAGGAAGGAAATGAGATTCCTGAAGAATAG